In Thermanaeromonas sp. C210, the following proteins share a genomic window:
- a CDS encoding molybdopterin-dependent oxidoreductase: MPKGFLLSRRQFLKTSALVGGSALLLSRVDKAFSEVAQAEGKGEYPLTGPASYIPTVCLQCNTGCGIKAKIYDGVVVKIDGNPFNPWTLHPPLPYGSSLREAANIDGAICPKGQAGIQTLYDPYRLRKVLKRAGKRGENKWVTIPFEQAVEEIVNGGYLFKDVPGEESRYVPGLREIYALRDAKLSKDMAQDVKKIWAKEMTVEQFKDKYRDHLKLLIDPDHPDLGPQNNQLVFMWGRLKKGREEFIKRFVQDGFGSLNTHGHTTVCQGSLYFLCKAMSEQYVFSESDGKMKWAEGQKFYWQADLAHARFALLVGASPFEANYGPSNRIPDITEGLASGRLKYAVIDPRFSKTAAKAWKWLPNKPGTEAAPALAIIRWMIDNRRFDETYVRNANKAAAQADGEASWTNATWLVKVENGNPVRFLRGSDLGWPKQIREAEVKGQKVKYEFDPFVVLSSGRPVPCDPNDDENPVEGDLLVDTVLNGHRVKSSLQLLYDEARKKSFAEWAEVAGVDAGDLEEIAIELTSYGKAAAVDVHRGVSQHTNGFYNVFAWMCVNVLLGNFNWAGGMVKATTYDHFGDKEGKPYKLKELNPGKLSPFGISIIRHEVKYEDTTLFAGYPSARPWYPLSSDVYQEIIPSLGDGYPYPVKALFLYMGSPVYSLPAGQTNIEILRDPQKLPLFVAIDITVGETSMYADYIFPDLTYLERWEFHGSHPSVLPKVQPVRQPAVAPLTETVRVFGEEQPLGLEALLLALAEKLGLPNFGPDGFGPGQRFTKPEDFYLKMVANLAFGDKADGSEQVPDADPAEVEIFLAARRHLPPTVFDPERWERAAGRPWWGKVVYVLNRGGRFEDYPLLASGQQVKNKYDKQINIFQEKTATSKNSMTGKNFVGVATYIEPYTDCLGRPLGDGEQGYNLKLITFKDILHTKSRTMADYWLHGIMDENLFLVHPQDAAGLGLRDGDVVKVVSASNPEGIWPLAEGLHKPIVGKVKITPMIRQGTVTFSLGFGHWAYGAGDITIDGHVVKGDPRRARGVHANAAMRVDPVLKNTCLTDLPGGSAVFYDTLVKLVKVS, from the coding sequence ATGCCTAAGGGCTTTCTTCTAAGCCGGCGGCAGTTTCTTAAGACTTCTGCTTTGGTAGGAGGTTCTGCCCTCTTGCTTTCCCGAGTGGATAAGGCCTTCAGTGAAGTAGCGCAGGCCGAGGGCAAGGGAGAATATCCTTTGACGGGCCCGGCAAGTTATATACCCACCGTTTGTTTGCAGTGCAATACGGGGTGCGGCATAAAGGCCAAAATTTATGACGGGGTGGTAGTCAAAATCGACGGCAACCCCTTTAACCCCTGGACCTTGCATCCTCCTTTGCCCTACGGCTCCAGTCTAAGGGAGGCGGCTAACATCGACGGGGCCATATGCCCCAAGGGACAGGCGGGCATCCAAACCTTATACGACCCCTACCGCCTTAGGAAAGTCCTGAAACGGGCGGGGAAACGCGGGGAGAACAAGTGGGTTACCATTCCCTTTGAACAAGCGGTAGAGGAAATAGTTAACGGCGGTTATCTCTTTAAAGACGTTCCCGGAGAGGAGAGCCGGTACGTACCGGGGTTGAGGGAGATATACGCCTTGCGGGACGCCAAACTCAGCAAAGATATGGCCCAGGATGTTAAGAAGATATGGGCCAAAGAAATGACGGTGGAACAGTTCAAAGATAAATATCGAGATCATTTAAAGCTGCTAATAGATCCCGACCACCCGGACCTAGGGCCCCAAAATAATCAACTGGTGTTTATGTGGGGCCGCCTCAAAAAGGGTCGAGAAGAGTTTATCAAGCGCTTTGTCCAGGACGGCTTCGGCTCCCTAAACACCCACGGTCATACCACGGTATGCCAGGGTTCCCTGTATTTTCTATGCAAGGCCATGAGTGAGCAATATGTCTTCAGCGAAAGCGATGGAAAGATGAAATGGGCCGAGGGACAAAAATTTTACTGGCAGGCCGACCTGGCTCATGCGCGCTTTGCCCTTCTGGTGGGAGCCTCTCCCTTTGAGGCCAACTACGGTCCCTCTAACCGAATTCCCGACATCACGGAGGGGCTGGCCAGCGGGCGGTTGAAATACGCCGTCATCGATCCCCGTTTTTCCAAGACTGCTGCCAAGGCCTGGAAGTGGCTGCCCAATAAACCCGGCACCGAGGCTGCGCCCGCCCTGGCCATTATTCGCTGGATGATCGATAACCGGCGTTTTGACGAAACTTATGTGCGCAACGCCAACAAGGCGGCGGCCCAGGCCGACGGCGAAGCCTCCTGGACCAACGCCACCTGGCTGGTGAAGGTGGAAAACGGGAATCCGGTGAGGTTCCTGAGGGGTTCGGATCTGGGATGGCCGAAACAAATTAGAGAGGCCGAGGTGAAGGGGCAAAAAGTTAAATACGAATTCGACCCCTTTGTGGTCCTGTCTTCCGGTCGGCCGGTACCTTGCGATCCCAACGATGACGAAAACCCGGTGGAAGGGGACCTCTTGGTCGACACCGTGCTAAACGGCCACCGGGTTAAGAGCTCCTTGCAACTCCTTTACGACGAGGCCAGGAAGAAATCCTTTGCCGAATGGGCCGAAGTGGCCGGCGTTGACGCGGGCGACCTGGAGGAAATAGCAATAGAATTGACGTCCTACGGGAAGGCGGCGGCCGTCGACGTCCACCGCGGCGTATCCCAGCACACCAACGGTTTTTACAATGTCTTTGCTTGGATGTGTGTTAACGTCCTGCTGGGCAACTTCAACTGGGCCGGAGGCATGGTGAAGGCCACCACCTACGATCACTTCGGGGATAAGGAAGGGAAGCCCTATAAACTTAAAGAGCTGAATCCCGGCAAGCTCTCTCCCTTCGGAATAAGCATTATTCGCCATGAGGTAAAATATGAAGATACTACCTTGTTTGCGGGCTACCCTTCGGCCAGACCGTGGTATCCCCTTTCCAGCGACGTATACCAGGAAATCATACCCTCCTTAGGCGACGGGTATCCCTATCCGGTTAAGGCCCTGTTCTTATATATGGGGTCGCCGGTGTACTCCTTGCCTGCGGGTCAGACCAATATAGAGATACTGCGGGATCCGCAGAAGCTGCCCCTTTTCGTGGCCATAGATATTACCGTGGGCGAGACCTCCATGTATGCCGATTATATTTTCCCCGATCTCACGTACCTGGAGCGCTGGGAGTTTCACGGATCGCACCCCAGCGTGTTGCCCAAGGTACAGCCCGTGCGCCAGCCGGCGGTGGCGCCTCTGACGGAGACGGTTAGGGTGTTCGGCGAAGAGCAGCCCTTAGGCCTGGAAGCCCTCCTGTTGGCTCTGGCGGAAAAGCTCGGCCTGCCCAACTTTGGCCCCGACGGATTTGGCCCGGGCCAAAGGTTTACCAAGCCGGAGGATTTTTACCTTAAGATGGTGGCCAATCTTGCCTTTGGAGACAAGGCAGATGGCAGCGAGCAGGTGCCTGACGCCGACCCGGCAGAGGTAGAGATATTTTTGGCCGCCCGCCGGCACCTGCCGCCTACGGTGTTCGACCCGGAACGATGGGAGAGGGCGGCCGGCAGGCCCTGGTGGGGGAAGGTCGTCTATGTACTCAACCGCGGCGGCCGCTTTGAGGATTACCCCCTTCTTGCGTCGGGGCAGCAAGTCAAGAACAAATATGACAAACAGATTAATATCTTCCAGGAAAAGACGGCAACATCCAAGAACAGCATGACGGGTAAGAACTTCGTCGGTGTGGCCACTTATATAGAACCCTATACGGACTGCCTGGGCCGGCCCCTCGGGGATGGGGAACAGGGTTATAACCTCAAGCTTATTACCTTCAAAGACATCCTGCACACTAAGTCCCGGACCATGGCCGATTACTGGCTGCACGGGATTATGGACGAAAACCTTTTCCTCGTGCACCCTCAAGATGCTGCCGGTTTGGGTTTGAGGGATGGAGATGTCGTCAAGGTAGTCTCGGCCAGCAATCCAGAGGGGATTTGGCCCTTGGCCGAGGGCCTGCATAAACCGATAGTCGGCAAGGTAAAGATAACGCCCATGATAAGGCAGGGCACCGTAACCTTCAGTCTGGGCTTCGGTCACTGGGCCTACGGCGCCGGTGATATTACCATCGATGGCCATGTCGTTAAAGGAGATCCTCGGCGGGCCCGGGGCGTGCATGCCAACGCGGCCATGCGTGTCGATCCCGTACTCAAGAATACCTGTCTTACAGACCTGCCGGGCGGCAGCGCCGTCTTTTACGATACCCTAGTTAAACTCGTAAAGGTTTCCTGA
- a CDS encoding response regulator — protein sequence MGDKIRILLADDHAVLRGGLKLLLNTQPDMTVIGEAADGREAVDLCRALKPDVLLLDLNMPGEGGLKALEELKDTGTRILVLTMYDDVAYLCQAVESGAAGYILKSAADVELIAAIRAAARGESYYDPALTKPLVDYFVNKREKQRGSSRAVDLLSEREKAVLRLVALGYTNRQIAQELTISIKTVEAHKANIREKLKLKGRAELVRFAMEQGLLSRQ from the coding sequence GTGGGAGATAAAATACGCATATTGCTGGCCGATGACCATGCTGTTTTGCGGGGGGGCCTGAAGCTTTTACTAAATACACAGCCGGACATGACGGTAATAGGTGAGGCTGCCGATGGCCGGGAAGCCGTGGATCTTTGCCGGGCCCTTAAACCGGATGTCTTGCTGCTGGACTTAAACATGCCGGGGGAGGGGGGCCTTAAGGCCCTGGAAGAGCTCAAGGATACCGGAACGCGCATCCTCGTGCTCACCATGTACGACGATGTGGCCTACTTGTGCCAGGCGGTGGAATCGGGAGCGGCAGGGTATATTTTAAAGAGCGCGGCGGATGTAGAATTGATCGCCGCCATAAGGGCCGCGGCCAGGGGCGAGTCTTATTACGATCCTGCCCTCACTAAACCCCTGGTTGATTATTTTGTCAATAAAAGAGAAAAGCAAAGGGGTTCCTCCAGGGCCGTGGATCTCTTAAGCGAGCGGGAAAAGGCAGTGTTGCGGCTGGTGGCTCTGGGTTATACTAACCGGCAGATTGCCCAAGAACTCACGATAAGCATTAAAACCGTAGAGGCCCACAAAGCCAATATCAGGGAAAAGTTGAAGTTAAAAGGCCGGGCTGAACTGGTGCGTTTTGCCATGGAGCAGGGGCTTTTGTCCCGACAGTAG
- a CDS encoding DUF1540 domain-containing protein, translating into MGYSILSEEVIKVPRIKCSVGDCLYQEGNECKASSIQVRPTAMDTMITVSDDTACGTFIPRHTVAPKK; encoded by the coding sequence ATGGGGTACTCTATCCTATCAGAGGAGGTGATAAAGGTGCCTCGTATCAAATGTTCGGTGGGCGATTGCCTCTACCAAGAGGGTAATGAATGCAAAGCTTCCAGTATTCAGGTGCGTCCAACGGCTATGGACACCATGATTACGGTCTCCGACGATACGGCTTGTGGAACTTTTATACCGAGACATACCGTTGCCCCGAAAAAATAA
- a CDS encoding Hsp20/alpha crystallin family protein → MFGLVPFYGKRRGLRPIFSDLESFVERFFNEDLFLVPVWAQPFRADVKETEREYVVEAELPGLEKENIQIVYDDNVLTISVKQEAIIDETRENFIRKERRSGSIERRFYLEGVDEAKITASYKNGLLTVKLPKKEAGLRRGRNIPIEE, encoded by the coding sequence GTGTTTGGTCTGGTTCCCTTTTACGGTAAGAGGAGGGGCTTAAGGCCGATATTCTCCGACCTGGAAAGCTTTGTCGAGCGCTTTTTCAATGAAGATCTTTTCCTGGTACCGGTATGGGCCCAGCCCTTCAGGGCTGATGTCAAGGAAACTGAAAGGGAATACGTGGTAGAGGCCGAACTACCGGGGCTGGAAAAAGAGAACATCCAGATTGTATACGATGACAATGTGCTTACCATTTCGGTGAAGCAGGAAGCCATTATCGACGAAACCCGGGAAAATTTCATCCGCAAGGAACGCAGGAGCGGCAGCATTGAGCGGCGGTTCTATCTAGAAGGTGTGGATGAGGCCAAAATTACGGCCAGCTATAAGAATGGCCTCTTAACCGTCAAGCTTCCTAAAAAAGAAGCGGGGTTACGGCGCGGCAGGAACATCCCCATCGAAGAATAG
- a CDS encoding 4Fe-4S dicluster domain-containing protein, with amino-acid sequence MASESTDILVALSRQLEKALEKPKERRRWVMVIDLKKCVGCNACTISCKAENVLPPNVVYRPVLEETFEENGSVGRRFLPRPCMQCDNPPCVRICPVRATWKEADGIVVVDYNKCIGCRYCLTACPYGARSFDFGEYYTENTPEVMLYERAPAWEYGRPWVREKKNSPVGNARKCHFCLHRVEKGLLPACVNTCMGRATYFGDAEGNTLVSQLIVSPRVMRLKEELGTEPRVYYLL; translated from the coding sequence TTGGCTAGTGAAAGTACAGACATTCTGGTCGCCTTAAGTCGGCAACTGGAAAAAGCTCTGGAAAAGCCTAAAGAACGGCGCCGCTGGGTCATGGTTATCGACCTCAAGAAGTGTGTGGGGTGCAACGCTTGTACCATCAGCTGTAAGGCGGAAAACGTGCTGCCGCCCAATGTAGTTTATCGGCCGGTCCTGGAAGAAACCTTTGAGGAAAACGGGAGCGTGGGTCGTCGTTTCCTCCCCCGGCCGTGCATGCAGTGCGATAACCCGCCCTGCGTGCGGATATGCCCCGTGAGGGCGACCTGGAAGGAAGCCGACGGAATAGTGGTAGTTGATTATAACAAGTGCATAGGTTGCCGTTACTGCCTAACCGCCTGTCCCTACGGTGCCAGGAGCTTTGACTTCGGAGAATACTATACGGAGAATACCCCGGAGGTCATGCTCTACGAAAGGGCTCCTGCGTGGGAATACGGCCGGCCATGGGTAAGGGAAAAGAAGAACTCTCCAGTGGGCAACGCGCGGAAATGCCATTTCTGTCTGCACCGCGTGGAAAAGGGGCTCCTTCCCGCCTGTGTGAACACCTGCATGGGCCGGGCCACCTACTTTGGTGATGCAGAAGGCAACACCCTGGTTTCCCAGCTCATCGTTTCACCGCGGGTAATGCGCCTTAAGGAAGAACTGGGCACCGAACCGCGGGTCTATTATCTGCTGTAA
- a CDS encoding ATP-binding protein, with translation MRHQILQKIGLRTKFMLVVLVLILSISGAFISEIRKALLENMRQQLDERGVYLGSTVAAQSVDLIFTNNLYAIHQLIKITMEGNPDIRYLFITDTSGELLGNSFGQGLPEGLLEANLIQEGSNNFQVVRLYTNEGLIHDVAVPVWEGKAGTVRLGLTETSIWANLRHLTWKMVVVAVLVAVLGSGAAFALACFLTAPISRLVAAAEGVARGDLSRRVKLGWASKEAHLLAETFNFMMDNLERSTREIRRQNDELKNLWKELRAKEEMRTYLLQKVISAQEEERRRIARELHDQVGQSVTYLMISLQGLKQTAPEAEGKLEELRQLTVEVLQLLRDLAFELRPSLLDNLGLKEAVERYCQDYARRYKIKVDIQAEGEWKTLPPETAIALYRVIQEALTNVVRHARASQVSLVLERRENEVLAIIEDDGCGFVPEQVLAGKQGGKHLGLFGMQERVALVGGTLTIESSLGQGTTVYIRVPVPSQ, from the coding sequence GTGCGGCATCAGATTTTGCAGAAGATAGGCTTGCGCACTAAATTTATGCTGGTAGTACTGGTATTGATACTTTCGATAAGTGGGGCCTTTATCAGTGAAATAAGAAAGGCTCTTCTAGAAAATATGCGCCAGCAGCTGGACGAACGGGGGGTCTACCTGGGCAGCACGGTAGCGGCTCAGAGCGTAGACCTTATTTTTACCAATAACCTGTACGCTATACACCAGTTGATTAAGATAACCATGGAGGGCAACCCGGACATACGCTATTTATTTATAACCGATACTTCCGGGGAACTTCTAGGCAATTCCTTTGGGCAAGGGCTCCCGGAAGGCCTGCTGGAAGCCAATCTTATCCAAGAAGGCAGTAATAACTTTCAGGTGGTCCGTTTGTACACCAACGAAGGCCTCATTCATGACGTGGCCGTTCCCGTATGGGAAGGCAAGGCGGGAACGGTGAGGCTGGGCTTAACTGAAACAAGTATTTGGGCCAACCTGCGGCATCTGACTTGGAAGATGGTGGTGGTGGCCGTGCTGGTAGCCGTTCTGGGCAGTGGGGCTGCTTTTGCCCTGGCCTGTTTCTTGACGGCCCCTATCTCTCGCCTGGTCGCCGCCGCCGAAGGGGTGGCCAGGGGGGATTTGAGCCGGAGGGTAAAACTGGGCTGGGCCAGCAAAGAGGCCCATCTCCTGGCGGAAACCTTTAACTTTATGATGGATAACCTGGAAAGGTCCACTCGGGAGATACGGCGGCAGAACGACGAGCTTAAGAACTTATGGAAAGAGCTGAGGGCCAAAGAGGAGATGCGGACTTATCTGTTGCAAAAGGTGATATCGGCCCAGGAAGAAGAGCGCAGGCGCATCGCCAGGGAGCTCCACGACCAGGTGGGCCAATCCGTGACCTATCTCATGATCAGCCTGCAGGGGCTGAAGCAAACCGCACCGGAAGCGGAAGGGAAACTGGAAGAATTACGGCAATTAACGGTAGAAGTGTTACAACTCCTGCGCGACCTGGCCTTTGAACTACGGCCTTCCCTGTTGGACAACCTGGGCCTGAAAGAAGCCGTGGAGCGCTATTGTCAAGATTATGCTCGCAGATACAAAATAAAGGTGGATATCCAGGCGGAGGGGGAGTGGAAAACCCTTCCTCCGGAGACGGCCATTGCCCTTTACCGGGTAATACAAGAAGCTTTGACTAATGTAGTCCGCCATGCCCGGGCCTCCCAGGTGAGCCTGGTCTTGGAGAGGCGCGAGAACGAGGTCCTGGCCATAATCGAAGACGACGGTTGCGGCTTTGTTCCGGAACAAGTCCTGGCCGGGAAGCAGGGAGGGAAACACCTGGGATTATTCGGAATGCAGGAGAGGGTGGCCCTGGTGGGAGGGACCTTGACCATAGAATCTTCGCTGGGACAGGGAACCACGGTTTATATCAGAGTGCCGGTACCTTCGCAGTGA
- the nrfD gene encoding NrfD/PsrC family molybdoenzyme membrane anchor subunit, with protein sequence MRKTLPWAVTVAALVVGSYGLYSRLFYGHAENFGNYVTWGIWVSTYLYFIGLSAGAFLVGTAFNELRKLSRVVALAACTGGLLAIWLDLGHMERFYRTLIVPNFSSPISWLVWFYTLYFILLGWSNYRNLWRGEEESQGLGWAGVVLVLGIILSSSFLFALNTAKPFWNTAVLPLLFLGAAVTSGGALLTLLSSILRPDDKELLTRLKQVVLGSLALTAFLEFSEIFLAVKGGAPEHYEVARSLLVGAYAPVFWIGVVLVAFIVPLILLQPLRSGGKKTQWGCISLLVGFFALRYLFVISAQGVPSLKGLETAVREARYSFEYVPSAGEWFTVVFLCGLVAALVLTGLARIEEFKVAGEREKEAKINA encoded by the coding sequence ATGCGGAAAACCCTACCCTGGGCGGTCACCGTTGCGGCCTTAGTAGTCGGTTCATACGGGTTGTACAGCCGCTTATTCTACGGACACGCCGAGAATTTCGGCAATTACGTGACCTGGGGAATTTGGGTCAGTACCTATTTGTACTTTATAGGCCTCTCGGCAGGAGCTTTTCTCGTAGGGACGGCTTTCAATGAACTCAGGAAGCTGTCGCGTGTAGTTGCCTTGGCCGCCTGCACCGGGGGGCTGCTGGCCATTTGGCTGGATCTCGGGCACATGGAACGCTTTTACCGCACCTTGATAGTGCCTAATTTTTCCTCGCCGATATCATGGTTGGTGTGGTTCTATACACTATACTTCATCCTTCTGGGGTGGTCTAACTATAGGAATCTCTGGAGGGGTGAAGAAGAGAGCCAAGGGTTAGGCTGGGCGGGAGTAGTCCTGGTCCTTGGCATTATTCTCAGCAGCAGTTTCCTCTTTGCCTTAAACACGGCCAAACCCTTCTGGAACACCGCCGTATTGCCCCTCCTGTTCTTGGGCGCGGCCGTAACCTCGGGCGGTGCTTTGTTAACCCTCTTAAGTAGCATTTTGCGGCCAGACGATAAAGAGCTTCTGACCCGGCTAAAACAAGTAGTTCTCGGCTCTCTGGCCCTTACGGCCTTCCTGGAGTTTAGCGAGATTTTCCTGGCAGTTAAAGGGGGGGCGCCGGAGCACTACGAAGTAGCCCGCTCCCTCCTAGTGGGCGCTTATGCTCCGGTCTTTTGGATAGGGGTGGTGCTGGTGGCCTTCATAGTGCCGTTAATCCTTTTACAGCCCCTCCGCTCCGGCGGGAAAAAGACCCAATGGGGCTGCATATCCCTTCTGGTCGGGTTTTTCGCCTTACGGTACTTGTTTGTGATTTCCGCCCAGGGGGTGCCTTCTCTTAAAGGCCTCGAGACGGCGGTCAGGGAAGCTCGCTATTCCTTTGAATACGTTCCCTCAGCCGGAGAATGGTTCACGGTAGTCTTTCTCTGCGGCCTGGTGGCGGCCCTAGTGTTGACCGGCCTAGCCAGGATTGAGGAATTTAAGGTGGCCGGAGAAAGGGAAAAGGAGGCGAAGATCAATGCCTAA
- a CDS encoding PLP-dependent transferase, with amino-acid sequence MSTPIYQSATFRHPALGQSTGFDYSRTGNPTRQVLEEGLAGLEGGCRALAFASGMAAITAVLCLFRPGDHLLVSEDLYGGTYRLLNQVAVPWGLEFSLVDTTDLAALAASIKNNTKGIFLETPTNPLMKITDIAAVVALARQRGRPGTRK; translated from the coding sequence ATCAGTACGCCTATCTACCAGTCTGCTACCTTCCGTCACCCGGCTCTGGGACAGAGTACCGGTTTTGACTACAGCCGGACGGGTAACCCTACCCGTCAAGTCCTGGAAGAAGGCCTCGCCGGGCTGGAGGGAGGCTGCCGCGCCCTGGCCTTTGCCTCCGGCATGGCCGCCATTACTGCCGTTCTCTGTCTTTTCCGGCCCGGCGACCACCTGCTAGTCTCTGAAGATCTATACGGCGGTACTTACAGGCTGCTCAACCAGGTAGCGGTTCCCTGGGGGCTGGAATTTTCCCTTGTAGATACTACTGATCTGGCTGCCCTGGCTGCATCTATTAAAAACAATACGAAAGGCATCTTCCTGGAGACACCTACCAATCCCTTAATGAAAATCACCGACATTGCCGCCGTTGTCGCCCTGGCGCGCCAGCGGGGCCGGCCGGGCACCCGCAAGTAA
- a CDS encoding PLP-dependent transferase: MEGHPGREVHFRQALGAGGVFSFRLATSELARQVINKVRLPIIGSSLGAVESIISLPATMSHGSLPEEFKERLGITPDLVRLSVGLEDAADLKADLEQALRSSM, encoded by the coding sequence CTGGAAGGCCATCCTGGCCGGGAGGTTCATTTCCGGCAGGCCCTTGGCGCCGGAGGTGTATTCTCCTTCCGCCTAGCCACTTCAGAGCTGGCCCGCCAGGTAATCAATAAGGTGCGCCTGCCGATCATCGGCTCCAGCCTGGGCGCAGTAGAGAGCATAATTTCTCTGCCTGCTACCATGTCCCATGGTAGCCTCCCGGAAGAATTTAAAGAGCGCCTGGGGATTACCCCCGACCTGGTACGCCTGTCGGTAGGCCTGGAGGATGCCGCGGATCTTAAGGCTGACCTGGAACAGGCATTGAGATCCTCTATGTGA